The Pseudomonadota bacterium genomic sequence TGGGGGAGTTTCAGCAGTATTCATGATAGCAGTCCCTGGTCAGAAAGGCGTTTTTTCAGCGCCAGAAGGTCTCTCCAGGCCATGCGCTTCTGCGCCGGGGTGCGCAGCAGATAGGCCGGGTGATATGTGGGCAACAGGGGGACGCTCTGGCCGTCGCCCAGGTCATAGTCCATCCAGCGGCCGCGTATTCTGGTAATGCCCTCGGCCCGGCCCAGAAGGCTTTTGGCCGCGGTGCCACCCAGAACCATCACCACGGCCGGCTTCACCAGTTCGATATGCCGCTGCAGGAAGGGCAGGCAGGCAGCAATCTCGGTCTCGGTGGGCTGGCGGTTGCCGGGCGGTCGCCAAGGCAGGACGTTTGTGATGTATACGTTGCTCTGGCGGCTGAGGCCCACGCAGGCCAGCATGCGGTCCAGAAGCTGGCCGCTGACGCCCACAAAGGGTTTTCCCTGCCGGTCCTCGTCCTCACCCGGGGCTTCCCCTACCAGCATGACGGGAGCACCAGGAATACCGTCCGCAAACACCAGATTCGTGGCGGTTTTTTTCAGGGCACAGCCGTCAAAGTCCGCCAGTGCCTGGCGCAGATCCTCCAGCGTTCCGGCCTGCCTCGCCCGGTCGCGGGCCGAGGCGGCCATGGGCGGCAGCTCTGCAGGCGGTGCGGCCACAGGCGCCGTCTTTCTTTTTGCCATGACCTCTCCCTCTGTCCGGGCAGGCTGGACGGACGGGGCTGCTGCAGCCAGGGCTGTCCAGTTGACCGGATCTGTTGCGATGGACTCATCCACGCCGATAGCGAGGTACCAGCGCAGCGCATCCCGGGGATTCAGGGGAACGGTTTCAGACATGGATGCCTTATACCAAGGTCCAAAGCATCTTTACAGGCCCCTGAACACCCCGCACTATAAACGCATAAAGAAAGAGGATAGTGCCATGCAGCGCGAGGTCATGACGTACGACGTGGTCATTGTGGGCGCCGGGCCGTCGGGCCTGTCCACGGCCATCCGCCTGAGGCAGCTGGCCCTGGAAAAAGGCCGGGATCTGCGGGTCTGCGTGATCGAGAAGGGAGCGGCCGTGGGA encodes the following:
- a CDS encoding uracil-DNA glycosylase, with amino-acid sequence MSETVPLNPRDALRWYLAIGVDESIATDPVNWTALAAAAPSVQPARTEGEVMAKRKTAPVAAPPAELPPMAASARDRARQAGTLEDLRQALADFDGCALKKTATNLVFADGIPGAPVMLVGEAPGEDEDRQGKPFVGVSGQLLDRMLACVGLSRQSNVYITNVLPWRPPGNRQPTETEIAACLPFLQRHIELVKPAVVMVLGGTAAKSLLGRAEGITRIRGRWMDYDLGDGQSVPLLPTYHPAYLLRTPAQKRMAWRDLLALKKRLSDQGLLS